The sequence below is a genomic window from Bombus fervidus isolate BK054 chromosome 2, iyBomFerv1, whole genome shotgun sequence.
GGCTGACGCAGCAGCAGCGGTGACGGTGGCGGTGGCGTGCTGTGTCCTCTTGCTTCTTATGCTTGTGTCTCTCGTGTTGTAAAAATCTGCCCCTACGCTCGCTCTCACCTCTCGGAGACCCCCCTCCGAGGAAAGGATTCGATTCCACGGCGAAGAAACATGGGGAGAGGGACGTTGCTGTGAGTAAATACTCGGGCGTCGTTTAAGCTGGACGTACCAGATATCTTCGTCTCGGTGTGTCATGTACCCGCGAAACGCCTCTCCCGTTGTTATCGCCGATGTCGCCGACAACTTATTATTTTCCGCGTCTCTACCCGAGCTTTTCCCACGGACGATGgcataatttttgtttaaggCGATTGCAATGTATTTCATAGGCACATATCACCGTCTAATGTCGACGAGTTGTTCAATGTTTATTAGTATGTTAACGATAACGCGTCGTGATTGTAAATTTTGGGAAAATGTTGATAGATGTTGGTTGACCGACGAACTTCTTCCGCGAAACCATCCTGTAACTCGTAGTATGTAAAGTGTCGATAAGTGTCATTTTATATCGGTTCTAATTCGTTTGCAATTTTTCAGGTATTTGATTGACGGTTTGCAATGAATTTCCCGCCGTTCGGAAGCCATTTTCCCGGTACTATTCCTAGTATTCATCAGTTCGCAACCGACGGCTCCGGCGGTGCGGGCGGACGTTACGCCAATCATTTTCCCAACCAGCCTCCGATTGGAGTGCCGGTTATGGGAAAGTACCGTCCTGAAAGCAACGGCGTGCAATCTGCTCAGTCACAAGTGATGATGAACAATAAAGCAAGTTATCCTAACAGCAATGTTCATCATTACCCAAACGTACCATATTCCCAAGCTCAACCAGTTCAACAGCGGCCCTCTAATTCGCCTGGAATGCCAGAAAAGCGTTCTTATCATCAGGTCAGCTACTTTgtctttttatattaacatttaaaGCATAGGATAATATAGAAGTACTTAATAGAGAACTTGAAACTTTTCAGCAAGCGACCGAAACTATAAATCAACAAGATGTTTGCAATCTCCTACaggataaagataaaaataaagaaaagaagggaGACGAGCAACAGCGCAATGGAGAAACTACAACAAATGGTAGCCAACAAGATTATACGATGCATCAACATCATCAGCAGCACGCTCATACTCAAACTCCTGCAACTATGCCTGCTACGTGGCAGTCTTTGGCTACTCCTGGATCCACCGTGGCAGATTACCTCAGTCATTTACCAGCTAGTACTTTACCGTTAAGTTTACatcatttcttaaaatattctgcAGAAAGTATTAAGAAAGAATCAGAAATGGCACAAACCACTTCTGTAGCTGTAGCAACTACAACAACGCCTAACATAATGATGTCCccgaataataaaaagaagaaaaagaagaaggctCCCAAGGAGAAAAAGCCACGTCCAAAACCTGGAGAAATTCGCTTAACGACGGCTCTAGATGGCTCTACGTTGTATTGCTGTCCAGAATGTCATATGGCATACCCAGAACGTGAATTATTGGAACAACATCTTCTGGGACATACATTAGAACGAAGATTCGTGTGCGATATTTGTGGGGCAGGCCTCAAAAGAAAGGATCATCTTACACGTCACAAACAGAGTCACAACCCCGAACGTCCATACGTTTGTACCGTTTGTTTAAAAGCTTTCAAAAGGAAAGAGCAATTGACATTGCACTTTGTTATACATTCTGGCGAGAAACGACATGTATGTACAGAGTGTGGAAAAGGATTTTATCGTAAAGATCATTTAAGAAAGCATACCAGAAGCCACATCGCAAGAAGGGTAAAAGCTGAGCTCAGTCAAAATGCTGGTAAGGAGATAGAGATATTTTCGGTCTGtgtaataataaacataaataaagcATTCTTGTTACTGTAACGAGATTCTTTTATCTCTAGGTACACAGCAAAatcaacagcaaaataatgtTTCAAATATGCAGACAACAGCTGTTACAGCATCGTCCGTTCTTTCTGGTGGACATCCGGGACCTCTCCTGTCCTGAGCCCCGCCACCAGGGAACTTCCAAGTTCCCCATCCTAATAATATTCTTCACTCGCATACTTCTCATCATTCGTTGCATCATCATCATTTGACGGCCGTTAACGTGGCGCACCAATCGAGTGTCACGCCACTTGCTACATCCAGCCACTATCAAACGCACGACCTCAGTTTTTTGGGACACGTTAAAGATTTCTGAGAGCAGGGGAAGACCTCGATTAAGAGGTAACAAAACTGACAAATTGCACGAGTACTCTTAGCCAGTGAGAGTTAATTCGACCGCTTTCCTTCGTTTCGACTTTAGTAAGTTTTCTACGATAACAAACAATTATCCGTGATTCTGCTGACTCTCTATGTCCTAGTACAATAATGCAAAAGCTGTGACAATTgcataaatttttcaacggTATGCACAGTTTTTATCACCTGTATGTCAGGTATTGTTTTTGAGATATGTACGCATAGATCTTATCTTGAAAAAGTGTGCCATATGTGTATGTACATGatcaagaaaggaaaaaaaaaaaaagaaaaaaaaaatgaagagaGAGACATAGAGAGTGTTTCCATGCACACGGAAAAGAGACACCATAATTTTCTCTAGGAGCGTTAGATTAGAGCCTGATATAAAAGTCTTGCCATACTACTGTACGTATGAGaaacaaaacatatttttatgaaggCTTGATGTAAAACACAAAGAAGCTACTTATTATCAAGCTAAGCTTATTatcaagagagagagagagagagagagagagagagaaatattataaatcttttCCAAATGAGTTGAACCGAATGATTCGATTTagttcataaatttattttcaattagtCAACCTAAAATCGTTGAACACAAACAAAAGTTTAGAATCTGTGTGAACGAAGACATGTATATAAGGATGCAAACGAGTCATCCCACCGATTAATATGTAACGtctttcaatttcttaataagccgaaaagtatatttcttttaatcatTGATATTTTGATCGTATCTTGATCTAAAGAATTAGATATGTTTACAATCTTTCCGACGaagttagaaaatattttatttttagagtcgagttatttaatgttttaatgAAACATTACAAAGCAGTAGCTAAAAGAACACGTGGCAATACTTTAGTCAGTAAAGGAACGAACAAACATTATTTCGCTTttgtttttagaaatttatttcgtatatatacaaagttgacagtattttatattttacaatatatagtTCCAAATTTTTGCTTctatgtatacatttatacataattgcgtatatatacatatgtatgtatttatgtacACGTATATATTTTGCGTTTTCGCCGAGAATCGTACTATATctcactttttttatatacgtaAGTTCTTTAGGAGTTTACATCgttttttatatcgtttttttacattgttttttatacatatttttttcgttAAATCCCTTTAACTTTCGTTGAATACTGATCGTGTTAGTGAACGTTTTTCGTTAGACTTCATGTACTTTtgattttctttgtttattattattataatttttatacgtatatattatagtaaatattCAAGTAATCGTCGTTAAAAAGAATGTTAgttttataatctttttttacGTCTTATTTATCCGCATCGTGGAAGTGAAATACCCTCGCGGACTGTGATCGTTTCGGACAAAACTGACATTTGTTCCAATTGTCTCACTTTGTCTGATGTGTTTTTTTTCAACCATTTCTTCCTCGTTTTAGTATTATTCAGTGTGCCATTTTCTTCGAACTCCCTACGCCGATACTTTCTTGCCACAGGCATTAATTCCAGTCTACCA
It includes:
- the LOC139998238 gene encoding uncharacterized protein isoform X2, whose product is MNFPPFGSHFPGTIPSIHQFATDGSGGAGGRYANHFPNQPPIGVPVMGKYRPESNGVQSAQSQVMMNNKASYPNSNVHHYPNVPYSQAQPVQQRPSNSPGMPEKRSYHQDKDKNKEKKGDEQQRNGETTTNGSQQDYTMHQHHQQHAHTQTPATMPATWQSLATPGSTVADYLSHLPASTLPLSLHHFLKYSAESIKKESEMAQTTSVAVATTTTPNIMMSPNNKKKKKKKAPKEKKPRPKPGEIRLTTALDGSTLYCCPECHMAYPERELLEQHLLGHTLERRFVCDICGAGLKRKDHLTRHKQSHNPERPYVCTVCLKAFKRKEQLTLHFVIHSGEKRHVCTECGKGFYRKDHLRKHTRSHIARRVKAELSQNAGTQQNQQQNNVSNMQTTAVTASSVLSGGHPGPLLS
- the LOC139998238 gene encoding uncharacterized protein isoform X1, coding for MNFPPFGSHFPGTIPSIHQFATDGSGGAGGRYANHFPNQPPIGVPVMGKYRPESNGVQSAQSQVMMNNKASYPNSNVHHYPNVPYSQAQPVQQRPSNSPGMPEKRSYHQQATETINQQDVCNLLQDKDKNKEKKGDEQQRNGETTTNGSQQDYTMHQHHQQHAHTQTPATMPATWQSLATPGSTVADYLSHLPASTLPLSLHHFLKYSAESIKKESEMAQTTSVAVATTTTPNIMMSPNNKKKKKKKAPKEKKPRPKPGEIRLTTALDGSTLYCCPECHMAYPERELLEQHLLGHTLERRFVCDICGAGLKRKDHLTRHKQSHNPERPYVCTVCLKAFKRKEQLTLHFVIHSGEKRHVCTECGKGFYRKDHLRKHTRSHIARRVKAELSQNAGTQQNQQQNNVSNMQTTAVTASSVLSGGHPGPLLS